From the genome of Meleagris gallopavo isolate NT-WF06-2002-E0010 breed Aviagen turkey brand Nicholas breeding stock unplaced genomic scaffold, Turkey_5.1 ChrUn_random_7180001863227, whole genome shotgun sequence:
GGTTATTCACCTGCCTGGTCACCCACTCCTGGCTCCCCTGGATCCCCGGGGCCCTCCAGCCCCTACATCCCCTCCCCAGGTCAGTGCTCCCACCCACCGGGGGACCCCCCAGCACTGGGACGCCTCCGGACCCCTTACTCACCCCCACTCTGCTTTGTGGCTTTGCAGGCGGGGCCATGTCCCCCAGCTACAGCCCCACATCACCTGCCTACGAGCCGCGCTCGCCTGGGGGCTACACCCCGCAGAGCCCCAGCTACAGCCCCACCTCTCCGAGCTACAGCCCGACATCGCCCAGCTACAGCCCCACCAGCCCCAACTACAGCCCGACCTCGCCGAGCTACAGCCCCACTTCTCCAAGCTACAGCCCCACTTCTCCAAGTTACAGCCCCACTTCGCCCAGCTACAGCCCAACCTCGCCCAGCTACAGCCCAACCTCGCCCAGCTACAGCCCAACCTCGCCCAGTTACAGTCCAACTTCACCCAGTTACAGCCCAACCTCGCCCAGTTACAGCCCAACTTCTCCCAGTTACAGCCCAACCTCACCCAGTTACAGTCCAACTTCGCCCAGCTACAGCCCCACCAGCCCAAGCTACAGCCCGACTTCGCCCAGCTACAGCCCNNNNNNNNNNNNNNNNNNNNNNNNNNNNNNNNNNNNNNNNNNNNNNNNNNNNNNNNNNNNNNNNNNNNNNNNNNNNNNNNNNNNNNNNNNNNNNNNNNNNNNNNNNNNNNNNNNNNNNNNNNNNNNNNNNNNNNNNNNNNNNNNNNNNNNNNNNNNNNNNNNNNNNNNNNNNNNNNNNNNNNNNNNNNNNNNNNNNNNNNNNNNNNNNNNNNNNNNNNNNNNNNNNNNNNNNNNNNNNNNNNNNNNNNNNNNNNNNNNNNNNNNNNNNNNNNNNNNNN
Proteins encoded in this window:
- the LOC104915992 gene encoding DNA-directed RNA polymerase II subunit RPB1, coding for MTPGGAGFSPSAASDASGFSPGYSPAWSPTPGSPGSPGPSSPYIPSPGGAMSPSYSPTSPAYEPRSPGGYTPQSPSYSPTSPSYSPTSPSYSPTSPNYSPTSPSYSPTSPSYSPTSPSYSPTSPSYSPTSPSYSPTSPSYSPTSPSYSPTSPSYSPTSPSYSPTSPSYSPTSPSYSPTSPSYSPTSPSYSPTSPSY